A region from the Actinoplanes sp. OR16 genome encodes:
- a CDS encoding methyl-accepting chemotaxis protein translates to MMAGHTYGRKLAVGVGITIAFTLISVVTAVLALAFVVDSKDRVITAANTRLVGAETLGRILETRLADFRGYMLYKTQSFADAAAADRENFRKQIADLRAAMPEQALQTMLDRVQAAEEAHAGAVSGVMAQRAAGATVEEIVKINDSQAVPLRDTLKNELNTLIARVRTDVEADRKDSSDQAALAILVIIALGVLTTLCAAAVAWRLSRDLKREVGAAVGHIQSSSAQLEAAASQQVSGGRDQASAMSEITTTISELLITSRQIADSAQRVSKIAEETESAARAGDATIDQTRASMAAIRTQVDQIVQHMLALGEKSQQIGLVVDLVSELAEQTNILAINATIEASGAGEWGRRFAVVAEEIRKLADRTAASAKEIRALIEDVRGAVNTTVMATEIGAKAVDSGARQFNEATNNFREIVKLVATTNDATREIELSTKQQTTAVEQVNVAAGDTARVSRETEASAVQTKQTAAHLSALSGDLLELVGSGKH, encoded by the coding sequence ATGATGGCTGGACACACGTACGGCCGGAAGCTGGCCGTCGGCGTCGGCATCACCATCGCGTTCACCCTGATCTCGGTCGTCACGGCGGTGCTCGCCCTCGCGTTCGTCGTCGACTCGAAGGACCGGGTCATCACGGCGGCCAACACGAGACTGGTCGGGGCCGAGACCCTGGGCCGGATCCTGGAGACCCGGCTCGCCGACTTCCGCGGCTACATGCTCTACAAGACCCAGTCCTTCGCCGACGCGGCGGCCGCCGATCGGGAGAACTTCCGCAAGCAGATCGCCGATCTGCGCGCGGCCATGCCGGAACAGGCCTTGCAGACCATGCTCGACCGGGTGCAGGCCGCCGAGGAGGCGCACGCCGGGGCGGTCAGCGGCGTGATGGCCCAGCGGGCGGCCGGCGCCACGGTCGAGGAGATCGTGAAGATCAACGATTCGCAGGCCGTCCCGCTCCGGGACACGCTGAAGAACGAGCTGAACACGCTGATCGCCCGGGTACGCACCGACGTCGAGGCGGATCGGAAGGACTCCTCGGACCAGGCCGCTCTGGCGATCCTCGTCATCATCGCGCTGGGCGTGCTCACCACGCTCTGTGCCGCCGCGGTCGCCTGGCGGCTGAGCCGGGACCTGAAACGCGAGGTGGGCGCCGCGGTCGGGCACATCCAGAGCTCGTCCGCGCAGCTGGAGGCGGCCGCGTCCCAGCAGGTCAGTGGCGGGCGGGACCAGGCCAGTGCGATGAGCGAGATCACCACGACGATCAGCGAGCTGCTGATCACCAGCCGGCAGATCGCCGACTCCGCCCAGCGCGTCTCGAAGATCGCCGAGGAGACCGAGTCGGCGGCCCGGGCCGGGGACGCCACGATCGACCAGACCCGTGCCTCGATGGCGGCCATCCGTACCCAGGTGGATCAGATCGTGCAGCACATGCTGGCGCTCGGCGAGAAGTCGCAGCAGATCGGCCTCGTCGTCGATCTGGTGTCGGAGCTGGCCGAGCAGACGAACATCCTGGCGATCAACGCGACCATCGAGGCGAGCGGGGCGGGCGAGTGGGGCCGCCGGTTCGCCGTGGTGGCCGAGGAGATCCGGAAGCTGGCGGACCGGACCGCCGCGTCGGCGAAGGAGATCCGGGCGCTGATCGAGGACGTCCGGGGCGCGGTGAACACCACGGTGATGGCGACCGAGATCGGGGCGAAGGCCGTCGACTCCGGCGCCCGGCAGTTCAACGAGGCCACCAACAACTTCCGGGAGATCGTGAAGCTGGTCGCCACCACGAACGACGCGACCCGGGAGATCGAGCTCTCCACGAAGCAGCAGACCACCGCCGTCGAGCAGGTGAACGTGGCGGCCGGC